Part of the Pseudomonas baltica genome is shown below.
AAGGCGTAATCCGGTTTGATCGCCGCGGCGACGCGCTCCGGATTTTGCGGCTGTGCGCGGGTGTCGACGTTCTGTCCCCAATAGCTGTAGGGCCAGCCGTAGAAGGCGCCATCGCGCACCGACGTCAGGTAATCCGGGACCAGGTCCGGGCCCAGCTCGTCACGCTCGTTGGCCACTGCCCACAATTGCCCGGTGCCCGGCTGGATCGTCAATGACGTCGGGTTGCGAATGCCGGTGGCGTAGGGGCGGTGGGCACCGGTGGTGGCGTCGATCTGCCAGACCCGCGCGCGGTTCTGCTCGACCTCCATGCCGCGTTCGGTGATGTTGCTGTTCGAACCGATGCCCACATACAGCCACTTGCCATCGGGGCTGGCCGCCAGCGATTTGGTCCAGTGGTGGTTGATCCGCGCGGGCAGGTCGGTGATCGTGGTGGGCGCGCCGCTGGCTTTGGTCTGACCGTCGGTGTAGTCGAAACTCACCAGCGCATCCTGGTTGGCGACGTAGATCTTGCCGTTGGCGAAGGCCAGGCCATAGGGCGCGTTGAGGTTTTCGGCGAACACCGTTTTCAGTTCATATACGCCATCGCCGTCCGCATCGCGCAGCAAGGTCAGGCGGTTGCCACCTTTGACCGGCGTGGTACCGCGCGCCTTGACCAGGGCGGCGATGACGTCCTTGGGCTTGAGCTGCGCCTCGGTGCCGCCTTTGCCTTCGGACACGAGGATATCGCCGTTGGGCAGCACCAGGGTCTGGCGCGGGATCTTCAGGTCATTGGCAATCGCCGTGATGCTGTAGCCCTCGGGCACCCTGGGCTTTTGATCGCCCCACGCTGTCGGCTCGGCG
Proteins encoded:
- a CDS encoding sorbosone dehydrogenase family protein; this translates as MKHSSALTALSIALLLSGCNGAGDATETHGADPKLPTQERGLLPTMKIAEPTAWGDQKPRVPEGYSITAIANDLKIPRQTLVLPNGDILVSEGKGGTEAQLKPKDVIAALVKARGTTPVKGGNRLTLLRDADGDGVYELKTVFAENLNAPYGLAFANGKIYVANQDALVSFDYTDGQTKASGAPTTITDLPARINHHWTKSLAASPDGKWLYVGIGSNSNITERGMEVEQNRARVWQIDATTGAHRPYATGIRNPTSLTIQPGTGQLWAVANERDELGPDLVPDYLTSVRDGAFYGWPYSYWGQNVDTRAQPQNPERVAAAIKPDYALGSHVAALGVTFSIAALGDKFADGAFVGEHGSWNRENPVGYKVVFVPFSNGKPSGEPIDFATGFRGEDGKTRGRPVGVTVDPKGALIIADDLSNTVWRVTRNR